The genome window GAGCCTTACTTCAAATTCTGGAAATCCATTGGACGCTTGAGCCTGACGCTTGGTTGTCATAGCTTTGCAGTATGAAAAAAGCACTGGTCGTTCTTCTGGTTGTTTTTGCACTGGGGCTTGGAGTGCTGAGTGTGGAGGAGTTCAACGCGTTCGACTTCTCGGGGTATACTTACTTACATGAGACGAATCCTTTGTTTCATTAGGGTGAAAAGTCGGTTTTCGCTTGTATCTAAGGCGCATCGGTTGATTGGTATCAGCCATGAAGAAACCACTGAGTCGACAGGCGAAAGCACAGTTTGATCTGCAGTTGCGGCACCGTATCAATGCGGGACGTGTGGCTGTTAAGGAGCAGACCGCATTTTTCGGACGACAGTTCGCGCAGGTGGTGAGTGAGTGGAAGGAGGATGATACGCGGGTAACTTTTGCGGATTTTGCGATTTCCGAAAATCTATTTGCAGCGCTGCGCCGTGATTTTGCGCACGATAATTATTGCAGCGAAGAGGCGAGCCCGCAGGACGAAGTGCTGGAGTTGGAAGCGCCGTTTACCTGGGTGGTTGATCCGATCGACGGCACCAACAACTATGCGCTGGGCTTTCCGGTTTGTGCCATCTCGCTGGCGCTGCTGCATGATGGGGTGCCGGTCTATGGGTTTGTCTATGATTACAGCACTCAGTCGCTGTTGGAGGGCGGTGCGGGCTTTGGTGTGTTGCGCAATCAGAAGAAGGTGAATCGCGACCGAATGGCGGCGGATGCGCAGACGATGTTGGGGCTGCACTTTCCGATGGATGGCGACATTCTGGTGCGTTTACAGCCGCTATTGGAAAAATACCGTGTGCGCTGTTTGGGCAGTGGAGCGCTGACGGCGTGCTATGTGGCGACGGGGTATTTGACCGGCGTGGTGGACTTTCGCGTGAAGGTGTGGGACATCGCCGCGGCCTACGCACTGTGTGAAGGCGCGGGTGTCAGTTTCGAATTTCTAGGCGAGCGCCCGTTTCCGATGAAGACCTTTCATCCGCAGGTGGACTTTTGTCCGTATCTGGCCGGGACGGAAACGTTTTGCGCAGAGCTGAATGCCGCGCTGCGCGCTGAGTGATGTCGTGCTGCGCACGAAGTGATGTCGTGCTGCGCACGAAGTGATGTCGTGCTGCGCACGAAGTGATGCCGCGCTGCGCACGAAGTGAGAGTGAGAGTGAGGGTGAGGGTGTGAGTGGGATTCTCAGGGGCGAGCTAGGCATTCTTCATCGGATAAATTGCCACGTCTGCGCGTGGACTATAGGTGATGTGACACGGTGGCGCTGTGGGAGTTGAGAATCCGTTCAGAGCGAAAAGGTCGGTATCGTATGCGTCGACTTCGACTTGGTGGAGTGCGTAGGGTTGGTGGCTGAGTTCGCCAACACGAAGGCCGTTTTTCTTTGAGTTGGCAAAGAGTCGATAGCGTTCGACTAGAAAGTAAGTCAGTGAGTCTGTGGGTGCTTTGCTGAGGGGGCGCCCTGCGCGATAGCGAAAGTTTTGCGGTTTGCTCTTTGCGCGCGTGGATTGAAATTCAATCGATTGATCGTGGTGCACGGTATAGCGCATTTTCGAATAGTGGTAAGGCAGGTTGAAGCACTTGCGGGCGATGGCTACAGAAATGCGGCTCTGGGCATCTAGGGAGAAGAACCACACGCCTGCACGTCCGTGTGAATCGCGCACGTAGGTGCGCAGGTTGAGTTCGGGGAAGTAGGAAATACTAGGGACGGGGGGAGCAAACTTCGGGCGTAAGCCGTGCATGTAAAAAGGCACGATTCCGATGTAGGCCTGCCCGTGATAGGTATCCACTTGTAGCCCCAGCGGAAGCCGAGATTGAATCTCGGCCACGGGAAACTGCCAGTGTAAAAACAGCAATGAACGCCACTGCTGATACAGGATGGGGGTGCGTGACTTGTCAGGTGCTGGGTGCATAGTCGGCTTAGAGGATTAGTTCGGTTTGTGTGGGGCGCGGCTTTCTGTGCCGTTCGGTGGTTTTGCGGCTTCCGTGTTTCTGGACAATGGCTTGTGCTTCGGTGCGATGGTCTTTCTGGCGTCGCATCGCGTAGATCCTTGCCGCGGCTGCCTTGCGAGCGATGTCTTCATCTACAATGGGTGTTGGGTAGCCGTTGAGTTTGTCTGGGAATGCCCATGGTTGGTGAATGCCGTGAGTCGGCATGTCCTGTAGTTCAGGGATCCATTGGCGGATGAAAATGCCATCAGGGTCATGGTCCAGTCCTTGTTTTATTGGATTGTAAATGCGTATGGAGTTGATCCCAGTGGTGCCTGACTGCATTTGGCACTGACTGTAATGAATGCCGGGTTCGTAGTCGGTGAATTGGCGAGCGAGGTGCAGGGATGTTGGCCGCCAATGCAGCCATAGGTGGTAGCTGGCGAAGCTCATGAGCATGGCACGCATACGAAAGTTGATCCAGCCAGTGGCAATGAGTGCGCGCATGCAGGCATCGACCATCGGGTAGCCGGTGTGACCTGTTGCCCATGCTTGGTAGTGCGTTTCGTTGTGTTCAGGCTCGCGGAGGCCATCATAAGCGTGGTGGAAATTTTCGAATTCGATGCGTGGCTCGTCTTCGAGCTTTTGCATAAAATGACAATGCCAGCGTAAACGTCCT of Lentimonas sp. CC4 contains these proteins:
- a CDS encoding inositol monophosphatase encodes the protein MKKPLSRQAKAQFDLQLRHRINAGRVAVKEQTAFFGRQFAQVVSEWKEDDTRVTFADFAISENLFAALRRDFAHDNYCSEEASPQDEVLELEAPFTWVVDPIDGTNNYALGFPVCAISLALLHDGVPVYGFVYDYSTQSLLEGGAGFGVLRNQKKVNRDRMAADAQTMLGLHFPMDGDILVRLQPLLEKYRVRCLGSGALTACYVATGYLTGVVDFRVKVWDIAAAYALCEGAGVSFEFLGERPFPMKTFHPQVDFCPYLAGTETFCAELNAALRAE
- a CDS encoding DUF2071 domain-containing protein; translated protein: MHPAPDKSRTPILYQQWRSLLFLHWQFPVAEIQSRLPLGLQVDTYHGQAYIGIVPFYMHGLRPKFAPPVPSISYFPELNLRTYVRDSHGRAGVWFFSLDAQSRISVAIARKCFNLPYHYSKMRYTVHHDQSIEFQSTRAKSKPQNFRYRAGRPLSKAPTDSLTYFLVERYRLFANSKKNGLRVGELSHQPYALHQVEVDAYDTDLFALNGFSTPTAPPCHITYSPRADVAIYPMKNA